Proteins encoded within one genomic window of Mycolicibacterium aubagnense:
- the ppc gene encoding phosphoenolpyruvate carboxylase, which translates to MPEAPDVPDTTLLPIGSVQRTEVGREATEPMREDIRLLGAILGDTVREQNGDAVFDLVERARVESFRVRRSEIDRADLAALFSGIDIHQAIPVIRAFTHFALLANVAEDIHRERRRAVHVAAGEPPQNSSLAATYRKLDEAGGLDAAAVADALRGALVSPVITAHPTETRRRTIFDTQNRITDLMRLRLHGHTRTRDDRDIETELRRHILTLWQTALIRLSRLKIQDEIATGLRYYPAAFFDVIPQVNAEVRAALQARWPGAALLETPILRPGSWIGGDRDGNPNVTGDVVRLASGSAAYTALDRYFAELLALDHELSMSARLVRVSDELQALADQHPEPAHADEPYRQALHVVRGRLTATAAEILDRQPEHELGLGLPRYVTPGELLADLDVIDASLRAGGTSVLADDRLARLRESVRVFGFHLCGLDMRQNSEVHEQVVAELLAWAGVHPDYASLPEDERVAVLVAELSTRRPLVSRDAQLSELARKELDIVAAAARAVEVFGAQAIPNYIISMCQSVSDLLEAAVLLKEAGLLDAAGPEPYSPVGIVPLFETIDDLQRGSSILEAALAIPLYRSIVTARGEHQEVMLGYSDSNKDGGYLAANWALYRAELDLVESARKTGIRLRLFHGRGGTVGRGGGPSYDAILAQPPGAVRGSLRITEQGEVIAAKYAEPHAAHRNLETLLAATLESTLLDVEGLGDAAAPAYDVLDDLAARAQRAYSELVHDTPGFVEYFKASTPVSEIGALNIGSRPTSRKPTTSIADLRAIPWVLAWSQSRVMLPGWYGTGTAFEEFIENTEGGLEVLRDLYAKWPFFRTVLSNMAQVLAKSDLGLAARYSELVDDEALRHRVFDKIAAEHERTIRMHALITGHDDLLADNPALARSVFNRFPYLEPLNHLQVELLRRYRSGDDDELVQRGILLTMSGLATALRNSG; encoded by the coding sequence ATGCCAGAGGCTCCCGACGTTCCAGACACCACGCTGCTGCCGATCGGATCGGTTCAGCGCACCGAAGTCGGCCGGGAGGCCACAGAGCCGATGCGTGAAGACATTCGCCTGCTCGGCGCCATCCTCGGTGACACGGTTCGCGAGCAGAACGGTGACGCCGTGTTCGATCTCGTCGAGCGGGCGCGAGTGGAGTCGTTCCGGGTGCGGCGGTCGGAGATCGACCGGGCCGACCTGGCAGCGCTCTTCTCCGGCATCGATATTCATCAGGCCATCCCGGTCATCCGAGCGTTCACCCATTTCGCGTTGCTGGCCAACGTTGCCGAGGACATCCACCGCGAACGGCGGCGTGCCGTGCACGTGGCAGCCGGGGAGCCTCCGCAGAACAGCAGCCTGGCCGCGACGTACCGCAAGCTGGATGAGGCCGGGGGATTGGACGCGGCGGCGGTCGCCGATGCGCTCCGCGGCGCGCTCGTCTCACCGGTGATCACCGCCCATCCCACCGAAACCCGGCGACGGACCATCTTCGACACCCAGAACCGGATCACCGACCTGATGCGGTTGCGGCTGCACGGGCACACGCGCACGCGCGACGACCGCGACATCGAGACCGAGTTGCGGCGGCACATCCTCACCCTGTGGCAGACGGCGCTGATCCGGTTGTCACGGTTGAAGATTCAAGACGAGATCGCCACCGGTCTGCGTTATTACCCGGCCGCGTTCTTCGACGTCATCCCGCAGGTCAACGCCGAGGTGCGCGCCGCGCTCCAGGCCCGCTGGCCCGGTGCCGCGCTGCTGGAGACGCCGATCCTGCGGCCAGGATCCTGGATCGGCGGCGACCGTGACGGCAATCCCAACGTCACCGGCGACGTGGTGCGGCTGGCGAGCGGCAGCGCGGCCTACACCGCGCTGGACCGCTACTTCGCCGAACTTCTTGCGCTGGACCACGAATTGTCCATGTCGGCGCGGCTGGTGCGCGTGAGTGACGAGTTGCAGGCGCTGGCCGACCAGCATCCTGAACCGGCCCACGCCGACGAACCGTACCGCCAGGCGCTGCACGTGGTCCGCGGGCGCCTGACGGCCACGGCCGCCGAGATCCTCGACCGGCAGCCCGAGCACGAGCTGGGCCTCGGGTTGCCGCGCTACGTCACACCGGGCGAGCTGCTCGCCGACCTGGACGTCATCGATGCCTCGCTCCGTGCCGGCGGTACCAGTGTGCTGGCCGACGATCGGTTGGCTCGGCTCCGAGAGTCTGTGCGGGTCTTCGGTTTTCACCTGTGCGGCCTCGACATGCGGCAGAACTCCGAAGTGCACGAGCAGGTGGTCGCCGAACTGCTGGCCTGGGCCGGTGTGCACCCTGACTATGCGTCGCTGCCGGAAGACGAGCGGGTCGCCGTGTTGGTCGCCGAGCTGTCCACCCGCCGCCCGCTGGTGAGCCGCGATGCCCAGCTGTCCGAACTCGCTCGCAAGGAACTGGACATCGTCGCGGCGGCCGCCAGGGCCGTCGAGGTCTTCGGGGCACAGGCCATTCCGAACTACATCATCTCGATGTGCCAGTCGGTGTCGGACCTGCTCGAGGCCGCGGTGTTGCTCAAGGAGGCGGGTCTGCTCGACGCGGCCGGGCCCGAGCCCTACAGCCCGGTCGGCATCGTGCCGTTGTTCGAGACCATCGATGACCTGCAGCGTGGATCGTCGATTCTGGAAGCGGCCCTTGCCATTCCGCTGTACCGCTCGATTGTCACTGCCCGGGGAGAGCATCAGGAGGTGATGCTCGGTTACTCCGACTCCAACAAGGACGGTGGGTACCTGGCGGCCAACTGGGCGCTCTACCGGGCCGAGCTCGACCTCGTGGAATCTGCCCGCAAGACCGGAATTCGGCTGCGATTGTTCCACGGCCGCGGCGGTACTGTCGGCCGTGGCGGTGGCCCGAGTTACGACGCGATCCTCGCGCAGCCGCCCGGAGCGGTCAGGGGCTCGCTGCGGATCACCGAGCAGGGCGAAGTGATCGCCGCCAAATACGCCGAACCGCATGCGGCGCATCGCAATCTGGAGACCCTGTTGGCCGCCACCCTGGAGTCGACCCTGCTCGACGTCGAAGGGCTCGGCGACGCGGCGGCGCCCGCCTATGACGTGCTCGACGACCTCGCCGCCCGCGCGCAACGGGCCTACAGCGAATTGGTGCACGACACACCGGGATTCGTCGAATACTTCAAGGCGTCGACGCCCGTCAGCGAGATTGGCGCGCTCAACATCGGCAGTCGCCCGACGTCACGTAAGCCGACCACCTCGATCGCCGATCTGCGGGCCATCCCGTGGGTACTGGCCTGGAGCCAGTCCCGGGTGATGCTGCCAGGCTGGTACGGCACCGGCACGGCGTTCGAGGAGTTCATCGAGAACACCGAGGGTGGTCTCGAGGTACTGCGGGACCTGTACGCCAAATGGCCGTTCTTCCGGACTGTGCTGTCCAACATGGCGCAGGTCCTGGCCAAGTCGGATCTCGGCTTGGCAGCGCGGTATTCGGAGCTCGTGGACGACGAGGCGTTGCGCCACCGTGTCTTCGACAAGATCGCCGCCGAACATGAGCGCACCATCCGGATGCATGCCCTGATCACCGGACACGACGACCTGCTCGCCGACAACCCCGCATTGGCGCGGTCGGTGTTCAACCGGTTCCCGTACCTGGAGCCGCTCAACCATCTTCAAGTCGAGCTGCTGCGCCGCTACCGCTCCGGCGACGACGACGAACTCGTGCAACGCGGCATCCTGCTGACCATGAGCGGGTTGGCCACCGCGCTGCGAAATAGCGGGTAG
- a CDS encoding DUF6131 family protein — translation MIIAGIVLIIAGMLLHTNLPLVPIGVVLLVIGLVLMAMGRMGRPAFGRRHYY, via the coding sequence ATGATCATCGCCGGAATCGTTCTCATCATCGCCGGAATGCTGCTCCACACCAACCTGCCCCTGGTGCCCATCGGGGTCGTTCTCCTCGTCATCGGCTTGGTTCTGATGGCCATGGGACGGATGGGACGTCCCGCCTTCGGCCGCCGTCATTACTACTAA
- a CDS encoding CsbD family protein translates to MSIGKTIANKAEAAKGTLKKLIGQSTGSTRLRNEGRVDQFKGNTKQAGAKIRDAFKR, encoded by the coding sequence ATGAGCATCGGTAAGACAATCGCCAACAAAGCCGAGGCGGCCAAGGGCACCCTGAAGAAGCTCATAGGCCAAAGCACCGGCAGCACGCGGCTGCGCAACGAAGGCCGCGTCGATCAATTCAAAGGCAACACCAAACAGGCCGGCGCCAAGATCAGAGACGCCTTCAAACGCTAA
- a CDS encoding HNH endonuclease signature motif containing protein yields MATDRATILTAYAALEDAVAAVNGLDYTGLDIADLLELQSLREQLRCAAETADHHILVAAQAQATAREIGAKNWAEVLRIRLHINTTEANRRVRDAEHLGPRTGLTGEPLPPQWEAAAAAQAAGAINPEHVKVLGHAMTKLPTWVDLATRRQFEQSLVAGARHQTPEELRAAAEALLYLLDQDGPLPDDAERARQRGLTVGRQRPDSMSDLQGVLTPEARAYFDALVDKYAAPGMCNPADAQPCVSGTPSAEQINSDTRSPAQRRHDAFAAMCRMLLSSGMLGEHNGLPVTVVATTTVTELEKRAGVALTHTGSKIPVGDLVQMAATAGADHYLVVFDQHNAQPLHLGRARRTATVAQRFALFARDRGCTKPGCTAPASRSQAHHVDTDWCDGGHTNITNLGLACGCDNCLAYTGGWTTTMKNGRTHWTPPPLLDIGQPRTNQYHHPTLYPPESGGDDDDESGSPTS; encoded by the coding sequence ATGGCCACCGACCGCGCCACCATCCTCACCGCCTACGCGGCACTGGAGGACGCGGTCGCCGCGGTCAATGGTCTCGACTACACCGGCCTGGACATCGCCGACCTGCTGGAACTGCAGTCCCTGCGCGAACAGCTGAGGTGTGCGGCCGAGACGGCCGATCATCACATCCTGGTTGCCGCACAAGCCCAGGCCACCGCCCGCGAGATTGGGGCGAAAAACTGGGCCGAGGTGCTGCGCATCCGGCTGCACATCAACACCACCGAAGCTAACCGCCGGGTCCGCGATGCCGAACATCTCGGACCCCGCACGGGGTTGACCGGCGAACCGTTGCCGCCGCAGTGGGAGGCCGCGGCCGCCGCGCAAGCAGCCGGGGCGATCAATCCCGAACATGTCAAAGTGCTCGGCCACGCCATGACAAAACTGCCTACCTGGGTGGACCTGGCGACCCGCCGGCAGTTCGAGCAGTCCCTGGTCGCCGGGGCGCGGCACCAGACCCCCGAAGAGTTGCGTGCCGCCGCCGAGGCGCTGTTGTATCTACTCGATCAGGATGGGCCGTTGCCTGATGATGCCGAACGGGCCCGCCAGCGCGGCCTCACCGTGGGCAGGCAACGACCGGACTCGATGTCGGATCTGCAGGGCGTCCTGACCCCCGAAGCGCGCGCGTACTTCGACGCATTGGTGGACAAATACGCGGCCCCGGGCATGTGTAATCCCGCCGATGCGCAGCCCTGCGTGTCGGGTACCCCGTCAGCCGAGCAGATCAACTCCGACACCCGCAGCCCCGCCCAGCGTCGCCACGACGCGTTCGCCGCGATGTGCCGGATGCTGCTGTCCTCGGGCATGCTCGGTGAGCACAACGGTCTGCCTGTCACCGTGGTGGCCACCACCACCGTCACCGAGCTGGAGAAGCGCGCCGGGGTCGCGCTCACCCACACGGGGTCGAAAATCCCGGTCGGTGATCTGGTCCAGATGGCCGCCACCGCAGGGGCCGACCACTACCTCGTCGTCTTCGACCAGCACAACGCACAACCGCTGCACCTGGGCCGAGCGCGGCGCACCGCCACCGTCGCCCAACGCTTCGCCCTGTTCGCCCGCGACCGCGGCTGCACCAAACCGGGCTGCACCGCCCCCGCCTCCCGCTCCCAAGCTCACCACGTCGACACCGACTGGTGTGACGGCGGCCACACCAACATCACCAACCTGGGCCTGGCGTGCGGCTGCGACAACTGTCTGGCCTACACCGGCGGCTGGACCACCACCATGAAAAACGGCCGAACCCACTGGACCCCACCACCACTGCTCGACATCGGCCAACCCCGAACGAATCAATACCACCACCCGACGCTCTACCCACCCGAGAGCGGGGGCGATGACGACGACGAAAGTGGCAGTCCCACAAGCTGA
- a CDS encoding ATPase: protein MVDKGDGRTRPVGGRIRTLTQAALNADVTVSQVDALLVDMEGTLATLSTLTGDLDTTMSRFNETITQIDELAPRIFGVVGRMEAIVTRVEAIVGVAETVLSPITVTESAVRGVLKSVRGLVP from the coding sequence ATGGTCGACAAAGGCGATGGGCGGACCCGTCCGGTCGGCGGCCGCATCCGGACGCTGACGCAGGCGGCACTCAACGCCGACGTCACCGTCTCCCAGGTCGACGCACTGTTGGTCGACATGGAAGGCACACTGGCCACCCTCAGCACGCTGACGGGCGACCTCGATACGACGATGTCGAGATTCAATGAGACCATCACCCAGATCGATGAACTCGCGCCCCGCATTTTCGGCGTGGTCGGCCGGATGGAAGCGATCGTGACGCGCGTCGAAGCCATCGTCGGCGTCGCCGAGACCGTCCTCTCACCCATCACGGTCACCGAGAGCGCGGTACGGGGCGTGCTGAAGTCGGTTCGCGGCTTGGTTCCGTAA
- the pgl gene encoding 6-phosphogluconolactonase, with protein sequence MSEQIIEKYSDADTLVTAAGDRLVAAINDAIEARGVAYIVLTGGGTGIKLLKHVGGHPIDWTKVHLFWGDDRFVPADDADRNIKQAREALLNSVAIPAENVHAMAASDGEFGDDIDAAAAAYARELALVAGNGSPTPEFDVHLLGMGGEGHVNSLFPHTDAVRETARYVVAVTDSPKPPPRRITLTLPAVRRSRQVWLVVAGAEKADAVAAAVGGAAAVDFPAAGAIGSEATVWLLDAAAAAKL encoded by the coding sequence ATGTCTGAGCAGATCATCGAGAAGTATTCCGACGCCGATACTTTGGTGACTGCCGCGGGCGACCGCCTCGTGGCGGCGATCAACGACGCGATCGAAGCCCGCGGCGTGGCCTACATCGTGCTGACCGGTGGCGGCACCGGCATCAAGCTGCTCAAACATGTCGGCGGCCACCCCATCGACTGGACCAAGGTGCACCTGTTCTGGGGTGACGATCGGTTCGTGCCGGCAGACGATGCCGATCGGAACATCAAGCAGGCGCGGGAGGCACTGCTGAATTCCGTTGCCATTCCGGCGGAGAACGTACACGCGATGGCCGCGAGCGACGGTGAGTTCGGCGACGATATCGATGCCGCAGCGGCCGCCTACGCGCGCGAGCTGGCCCTGGTCGCCGGGAATGGTTCGCCGACACCGGAATTCGACGTGCACCTGCTGGGCATGGGCGGCGAAGGTCACGTCAACTCATTGTTCCCGCACACCGACGCGGTGCGGGAGACCGCGCGGTACGTCGTCGCCGTCACCGACTCCCCCAAACCGCCGCCGCGGCGGATCACGCTGACGCTCCCCGCGGTCCGCCGCTCCCGCCAGGTGTGGCTCGTCGTGGCCGGTGCCGAGAAGGCCGATGCCGTGGCAGCGGCTGTCGGTGGCGCGGCAGCCGTTGATTTTCCGGCGGCGGGTGCGATCGGGTCCGAGGCGACCGTGTGGTTGCTCGACGCAGCTGCGGCGGCAAAACTGTAG